From Pseudomonadota bacterium, the proteins below share one genomic window:
- the bamD gene encoding outer membrane protein assembly factor BamD yields MEMRLAACLLVVSGALSAGCAAKQGKGGLLDYSRSAKELYETAMVEFDDEDCVEAEKLFEDVRRQFPYSKYAADSELRLADCKLSQGSNAEAAVAYQQFVKAHPTHVDADYASYRRGVAFYEQIPGDWLIMPPPHERDQSATRDARAAFASFLKTYPRIEDAGDEHARARNDLRERAEDYLVEVVDALVRHEMYVAQFYLKRDLRKAAAVRLEGIWVSFPESSLVPDAMFLQAKTFLEMGEEREARRIFGEIARQYPGHYQTKRATDYLRHLEAKAGGAD; encoded by the coding sequence ATGGAAATGCGTCTCGCGGCCTGTCTCCTCGTCGTCTCGGGGGCGCTCTCGGCGGGGTGCGCGGCCAAGCAGGGGAAGGGCGGGCTGCTCGACTACTCGCGCTCCGCGAAGGAGCTGTACGAGACCGCGATGGTGGAGTTCGACGACGAGGACTGCGTCGAGGCGGAGAAGCTGTTCGAGGACGTCCGGCGGCAGTTCCCGTACAGCAAGTACGCGGCCGACTCGGAGCTCAGGCTCGCGGACTGCAAGCTCAGCCAGGGCAGCAACGCCGAGGCCGCCGTGGCCTACCAGCAGTTCGTCAAGGCGCACCCGACGCACGTGGACGCGGACTACGCCTCGTACAGGCGGGGGGTCGCGTTCTACGAGCAGATCCCCGGGGACTGGCTGATCATGCCGCCGCCCCACGAGCGGGATCAGTCGGCGACGCGCGACGCCCGGGCGGCGTTCGCCTCGTTCCTCAAGACCTACCCGCGGATCGAGGACGCGGGCGACGAGCACGCGCGCGCCAGGAACGATCTGCGGGAGCGCGCGGAGGATTACCTCGTCGAGGTCGTCGACGCGCTGGTGCGGCACGAGATGTACGTCGCGCAGTTCTACCTGAAGCGCGACCTGCGCAAGGCGGCCGCGGTCCGGCTCGAGGGGATCTGGGTGAGCTTCCCGGAGTCCTCCCTGGTCCCGGACGCGATGTTCCTGCAGGCCAAGACGTTCCTGGAGATGGGCGAGGAGCGGGAGGCGCGGCGCATCTTCGGCGAGATCGCGAGACAGTATCCCGGACATTATCAGACGAAACGCGCGACGGACTACCTCCGGCACCTGGAGGCGAAGGCCGGCGGCGCGGACTGA
- a CDS encoding tetratricopeptide repeat protein: protein MDKETLVRLERGREYYANREYDKAEPYLLKVAETETGFADVMNMLGVIYHDRGQVAQAREYFEKAIALNPRYTEAALNLAVTYNEQGLYEEARRVHEHATSLGSSAEGKQIEPFARGKLSNMHADLGQAYAELQLNDKAIAEYREALDLSPGFADVRTRLGQLLKDCGRLDDAQVELERVKRDRPKYVPARVSLGATYFARDDKAAARAEWTEVLEIDPENRTARMYLRMVDQLIAQDEAQAAGMNLEVDTSAPPAERASGENGELEFSFDGEKSSVAPAPFAPGDKK from the coding sequence ATGGACAAAGAAACGCTGGTGCGGTTGGAGCGCGGTCGCGAGTACTACGCGAACCGGGAGTACGACAAGGCGGAGCCCTACCTGCTGAAGGTCGCCGAGACCGAGACGGGCTTCGCGGACGTGATGAACATGCTCGGGGTGATCTACCACGACCGCGGGCAGGTCGCGCAGGCCCGCGAGTACTTCGAGAAGGCGATCGCGCTGAACCCGAGGTACACCGAGGCGGCGCTCAACCTCGCCGTGACCTACAACGAGCAGGGGCTCTACGAGGAGGCGCGGCGCGTCCACGAGCACGCGACGTCGCTGGGGTCCTCCGCGGAGGGCAAGCAGATCGAGCCGTTCGCCCGCGGGAAGCTCTCCAACATGCACGCGGACCTCGGGCAGGCGTACGCCGAGCTCCAGCTCAACGACAAGGCGATCGCCGAGTACCGGGAGGCGCTCGACCTGAGCCCCGGCTTCGCGGACGTCAGGACGCGGCTCGGGCAGCTGCTCAAGGACTGCGGCCGCCTCGACGACGCGCAGGTCGAGCTCGAGCGCGTCAAGCGCGACCGGCCGAAGTACGTGCCGGCCCGCGTCTCGCTCGGCGCGACCTACTTCGCGCGGGACGACAAGGCCGCCGCGCGCGCGGAGTGGACCGAGGTGCTCGAGATCGACCCCGAGAACCGCACGGCGCGCATGTACCTGCGCATGGTCGACCAGCTGATCGCGCAGGACGAGGCGCAGGCGGCGGGGATGAACCTCGAGGTCGACACGTCGGCGCCGCCGGCGGAGCGGGCGAGCGGCGAGAACGGCGAGCTCGAGTTCTCCTTCGACGGCGAGAAGTCGTCCGTGGCCCCCGCCCCGTTCGCGCCGGGCGACAAGAAGTAG